From Echinicola soli, a single genomic window includes:
- the lhgO gene encoding L-2-hydroxyglutarate oxidase, producing the protein MTYDIAIVGGGIVGLATGLKIILQRPELNVVVLEKESELAKHQTGNNSGVIHSGLYYKPGSLKATNCINGYHELVKFCEEENIPFEITGKVVVATNDEQLPLLQSLLKRGLQNGLKGTRQITLDELKEYEPYAKGVAALHVPQTGIVDYKKVALAYGEKFKSLGGEILLNHKVKKIHHKADQTELITSGKTIVSRLMINCAGLYSDKVADMNGELDLDVKIIPFRGEYYKLKKEREYLVKNLIYPVPDPNFPFLGVHFTRMMKGGVEAGPNAVMAFKREGYKRTDFNLKEFRESITWPGLQKVAAKYWKTGIGEYYRSFSKAAFTTALQELIPDIKEDDLVDGGAGVRAQACDRTGGLLDDFAITENTHAINVLNAPSPAATSSLSIGGTVSELALKRFL; encoded by the coding sequence ATGACATACGATATCGCAATTGTGGGTGGTGGCATCGTGGGCCTGGCCACTGGACTAAAGATAATACTGCAGCGACCAGAACTTAATGTGGTCGTCCTGGAAAAAGAAAGTGAATTGGCCAAACACCAAACCGGCAATAATTCCGGCGTGATCCACTCGGGCCTGTACTACAAGCCTGGGTCACTAAAAGCCACCAATTGCATCAATGGATACCATGAACTGGTAAAATTCTGTGAAGAGGAAAATATTCCATTCGAAATTACCGGAAAAGTGGTGGTCGCCACCAATGATGAGCAGCTACCGTTGCTTCAAAGCCTTCTGAAAAGGGGGCTGCAAAATGGACTGAAAGGAACTCGTCAGATCACCTTGGACGAGCTCAAAGAGTATGAACCCTACGCTAAAGGCGTGGCGGCCCTACACGTGCCACAAACCGGCATCGTGGATTATAAAAAAGTGGCTTTGGCATACGGTGAAAAGTTCAAATCCCTTGGTGGAGAAATCCTTCTCAATCACAAGGTCAAAAAAATCCATCATAAAGCTGATCAAACGGAGCTTATCACTTCTGGCAAAACCATTGTTTCCCGCCTTATGATCAACTGTGCGGGACTTTATTCCGATAAGGTCGCCGATATGAACGGTGAACTGGACCTGGATGTCAAGATCATTCCTTTTCGCGGGGAATACTACAAACTCAAAAAAGAGCGGGAATACCTGGTCAAAAACCTCATTTATCCAGTCCCAGACCCTAACTTCCCTTTCCTTGGCGTGCACTTTACCCGAATGATGAAAGGCGGTGTAGAAGCCGGACCAAATGCGGTCATGGCCTTCAAACGCGAAGGATACAAAAGGACGGATTTTAACCTCAAAGAATTCCGTGAATCCATCACTTGGCCAGGCCTTCAGAAAGTCGCTGCCAAATATTGGAAAACCGGTATCGGTGAATACTACCGCTCCTTCTCCAAAGCAGCCTTTACCACTGCCCTGCAAGAGCTGATCCCTGACATCAAAGAAGATGACCTCGTGGACGGTGGCGCAGGCGTGCGTGCCCAAGCTTGCGATCGTACAGGCGGCTTACTGGATGATTTTGCCATCACGGAAAATACCCACGCCATCAACGTTCTCAATGCCCCTAGTCCAGCTGCTACCTCTTCCCTGTCCATCGGCGGAACGGTTTCCGAACTGGCCTTGAAGCGGTTTTTATGA
- a CDS encoding alpha/beta fold hydrolase translates to MKTNLILALTMFLGVTYNVSAQSEGLKWLDIELSNYQYPYEVHTIDLDVQEQHLHMAYMDVKPSNYNGKNILLLHGKNFNGAYWETTIEALTQKGFRVIVPDQIGFGKSSKPSHFHYTFQQLAQNTKAVLDEIGVDQTAVLGHSMGGMLATRFALMYPEITEKLVLENPIGLEDWKLKVPYKPVEWWYQNELKKDYDAIKNYQKESYYDNKWKPEYDEWVNLLAGWTFNSDYETIAWNAALTYDMIFTQPVVYEFKNVTAPTLLIIGTRDRTALGKPLVTEEVRTTMGLYEELGKKTQNRIPDAQLVEIDNIGHLPHIESFDRFIQPLVHFLSE, encoded by the coding sequence ATGAAGACGAACTTGATTTTAGCATTAACCATGTTTTTAGGTGTAACCTACAATGTCTCTGCCCAAAGCGAAGGCCTCAAGTGGCTGGATATTGAACTCTCCAATTACCAATATCCTTATGAAGTTCACACCATCGATCTGGACGTGCAGGAACAACATCTCCACATGGCCTACATGGATGTAAAACCCAGTAACTATAATGGCAAAAATATCCTCCTGCTGCATGGCAAAAACTTTAATGGAGCCTATTGGGAGACCACCATCGAGGCACTGACCCAGAAAGGATTCAGGGTCATTGTGCCTGATCAGATCGGCTTTGGCAAAAGCTCCAAACCAAGCCATTTTCATTATACCTTCCAGCAATTGGCCCAAAATACCAAAGCAGTACTGGACGAGATTGGTGTTGACCAGACCGCAGTACTTGGCCATTCCATGGGCGGTATGTTGGCGACCAGGTTCGCGCTGATGTATCCTGAAATCACCGAAAAGCTGGTCTTGGAAAATCCCATCGGACTGGAGGATTGGAAGCTGAAAGTTCCCTACAAACCTGTGGAATGGTGGTACCAAAATGAACTGAAGAAAGACTACGATGCCATCAAAAATTACCAGAAGGAAAGCTACTATGACAATAAATGGAAGCCTGAATACGACGAATGGGTAAATTTACTGGCCGGATGGACCTTTAATTCCGACTATGAAACCATCGCTTGGAATGCAGCACTCACCTACGACATGATCTTTACCCAGCCAGTGGTATATGAATTTAAAAATGTCACCGCACCTACACTATTGATCATCGGTACCCGTGACAGAACTGCGCTGGGAAAACCATTGGTCACCGAAGAAGTCAGGACGACGATGGGGCTTTATGAAGAGTTAGGCAAAAAAACACAAAATCGCATACCCGATGCCCAATTGGTGGAAATCGACAACATCGGTCACTTACCACATATCGAAAGTTTCGATCGATTTATCCAGCCACTGGTTCACTTTCTAAGTGAATAA
- a CDS encoding MFS transporter, which translates to MANRFQNTFRALHSSNYRIFITGQAISRIGTWMERTAVSWVVYEMTNSTFMLGLTAFVSQFPSFLFSLYGGILSDKYPRLKIVMITQVASFLQAALLAFIVLSGDTEIWHILTLITLLGIINAFDIPARQSLLHQLLSHPEDLPNAVALNSSVVNLARLIGPAIAGLVLSTLGAGICFSLNALSYLAVIVSLLFLRLTPQPKKVKKQSNLSEIKETFAYLKHHPILAPTMVYIAVISLLVIPYNTLLPEFAKEVFQGNAQTYGFMVSSIGLGAFLGTLFLASLSPKTKKSWILIINATILGGSLIVFSITELLPFALFLAVITGFTGLTQSTICLTIVQTESDAEKRGQLISLYAMALFGMMPLGSLLVGLTSNHIGSSITLLVQGLIAIAIAFSFFQFLKKKKLKSIAKKVATE; encoded by the coding sequence ATGGCCAACCGCTTTCAAAACACCTTTCGCGCCTTACATTCTTCCAATTATAGGATTTTCATTACAGGCCAAGCCATTTCACGCATTGGAACGTGGATGGAAAGGACGGCTGTGAGTTGGGTAGTATACGAAATGACCAACTCCACTTTTATGCTTGGACTTACTGCTTTCGTTTCACAATTTCCATCCTTCCTGTTTTCCTTGTACGGTGGTATTTTGTCAGACAAGTATCCAAGGCTCAAAATCGTCATGATCACCCAAGTCGCCTCCTTTTTGCAAGCGGCTCTTTTAGCTTTTATCGTGCTAAGTGGAGATACGGAAATATGGCATATTCTGACCCTGATCACCCTTTTGGGCATTATAAATGCCTTTGACATTCCTGCCAGGCAATCTCTCCTACATCAGCTGCTCTCCCACCCAGAGGACTTACCAAACGCCGTAGCACTCAATTCTTCTGTGGTGAATTTAGCAAGGCTGATAGGCCCTGCAATAGCCGGACTGGTGCTGAGTACTTTGGGCGCTGGTATCTGTTTTTCTCTTAATGCCCTGAGTTATTTGGCAGTAATCGTTTCACTATTATTTCTCCGGCTAACGCCACAACCAAAAAAGGTGAAAAAGCAAAGCAACCTCTCAGAAATAAAAGAGACTTTTGCTTACTTAAAGCATCACCCTATCCTCGCCCCTACGATGGTCTACATTGCCGTCATCAGCCTTTTGGTCATTCCATACAATACACTCTTGCCGGAATTTGCAAAAGAAGTATTTCAGGGAAATGCCCAGACATATGGCTTTATGGTCAGCAGCATTGGTTTAGGGGCATTTTTAGGAACCCTATTTTTGGCATCCTTGTCCCCTAAAACCAAAAAATCCTGGATTTTGATCATCAATGCGACTATTTTGGGAGGCTCATTGATTGTTTTTTCGATTACCGAGCTGCTGCCTTTTGCCCTGTTTCTGGCAGTCATAACAGGCTTTACCGGATTGACTCAGTCCACCATATGCCTGACCATCGTCCAGACGGAATCTGATGCGGAGAAAAGAGGCCAGCTCATCAGCCTGTACGCCATGGCGCTGTTTGGCATGATGCCCTTGGGAAGCTTATTGGTCGGATTGACCTCCAACCACATTGGAAGTTCGATCACATTACTGGTCCAAGGATTGATCGCCATAGCCATAGCCTTTTCGTTCTTTCAGTTCCTGAAAAAGAAAAAACTAAAATCAATAGCAAAAAAGGTCGCTACAGAATAA
- a CDS encoding organic hydroperoxide resistance protein translates to MKTLFETRATAVGGRNGHVKSEDGILDLDVRVPTGMGGNGGGFTNPEQLFAAGYSACFDNAIIHVAAMKKVKIQSQTTATVGLAMTDDKSYQLTVALDVTIQGADQATAEEIVTTAHATCPYSNAIKGNVDVNIHVTTEA, encoded by the coding sequence ATGAAAACTCTATTTGAAACTCGTGCTACGGCAGTTGGCGGTAGAAATGGCCATGTAAAAAGTGAAGATGGCATTTTGGACTTAGACGTCCGTGTTCCCACCGGAATGGGCGGCAATGGCGGTGGATTCACCAATCCGGAACAACTATTTGCTGCAGGCTATTCCGCTTGCTTTGACAACGCTATCATCCACGTGGCTGCCATGAAAAAGGTGAAAATACAATCCCAAACCACCGCCACCGTTGGATTGGCCATGACAGACGATAAAAGTTATCAATTGACCGTCGCGCTTGATGTAACCATTCAAGGTGCTGATCAGGCCACGGCCGAGGAAATCGTGACCACCGCACACGCGACATGCCCTTACTCCAATGCCATAAAAGGAAATGTGGATGTAAACATCCATGTAACTACAGAAGCATAA
- a CDS encoding DoxX family protein: protein MTTTTIKTSLVQNIFRILLGLNMLFAGFGHMTFLRAEFQAQVPDWMPFSKDFVVLASGVAEILFGLGMVIGTKYKVHTGLALALFFVVIFPGNIAQYINGINAFGLDTDTKRLVRLFFQPVLIAWALWSSGAYQYWIKRKI, encoded by the coding sequence ATGACCACCACAACGATCAAAACTTCCCTAGTTCAAAATATCTTTCGCATACTGCTCGGGCTAAACATGCTCTTTGCGGGTTTCGGGCACATGACCTTTCTGAGGGCTGAATTCCAGGCCCAGGTTCCAGATTGGATGCCCTTTTCAAAAGATTTCGTTGTACTTGCCTCAGGTGTGGCAGAGATCCTCTTTGGGCTTGGCATGGTCATCGGTACAAAATATAAAGTGCATACAGGACTGGCACTAGCGCTCTTTTTTGTGGTTATATTCCCTGGTAATATCGCTCAATACATTAATGGCATCAACGCCTTTGGTCTGGATACCGACACTAAAAGATTGGTAAGACTCTTTTTCCAACCTGTACTTATCGCCTGGGCACTTTGGAGTAGTGGCGCGTACCAATACTGGATAAAGCGAAAAATCTGA
- a CDS encoding MarR family winged helix-turn-helix transcriptional regulator, with protein MAKTEDYSSLNLENQLCFPLYAASRLMIKAYQPHLSKLDLTYPQYLVLLVLWEEDYLTVSQISHALILESNTLTPLLKRLEEKDILKRTRDKGDERKVFVTLTSHGKALKKEAVCIPTAIMKNVDVLSLDEIKALYYHLGKLINHLK; from the coding sequence ATGGCAAAAACCGAAGATTACTCTAGCCTCAACCTCGAAAATCAGCTTTGCTTCCCTCTCTATGCCGCTTCCCGGCTGATGATAAAAGCCTACCAGCCACACTTGAGCAAACTTGACCTGACCTATCCACAGTATTTAGTACTACTGGTGCTTTGGGAGGAAGATTACCTTACCGTAAGTCAGATCTCCCATGCCCTGATACTGGAATCCAACACCCTGACCCCACTTTTGAAAAGATTGGAGGAAAAAGATATCTTAAAAAGAACACGGGACAAAGGTGACGAGCGAAAGGTATTTGTCACCTTGACCTCCCATGGCAAAGCACTGAAGAAAGAAGCTGTTTGCATCCCAACAGCCATTATGAAGAATGTAGATGTTCTGAGCTTGGACGAGATAAAAGCCCTCTACTACCACCTAGGGAAATTGATCAATCACTTAAAGTAG